The Litchfieldia alkalitelluris genome has a window encoding:
- the larB gene encoding nickel pincer cofactor biosynthesis protein LarB, whose amino-acid sequence MMEEILEQVQSGKLTVKEAKEKLATYENLGFAKVDHHRKKRQGFPEVIYGEGKTAEQILSIINAIRSNNNDVLVTRITKEKAEYILKKYPEFIYNELAQILFWREDTKEDSFEGYIAIVCAGTSDLKVAEEAAVTAEALGCNVRRIYDVGVAGIHRLFDNIEEIQNATVSVVVAGMEGALPSVVGGLVSHPIMAVPTSVGYGANFNGLSALLTMLNSCASGISVVNIDNGFGGAYNAALIYQIAKKGVI is encoded by the coding sequence ATGATGGAAGAGATTTTAGAGCAGGTTCAAAGTGGGAAATTAACGGTGAAAGAAGCAAAGGAAAAACTTGCGACATATGAGAATTTGGGATTTGCAAAGGTCGATCATCATCGAAAAAAAAGACAAGGATTTCCAGAAGTCATTTATGGAGAAGGAAAAACGGCGGAACAAATACTTTCAATTATTAATGCAATAAGGTCAAATAACAATGATGTATTGGTTACAAGGATAACAAAAGAAAAAGCGGAGTATATCCTTAAGAAGTATCCGGAGTTTATTTATAATGAGCTAGCTCAAATCCTTTTTTGGAGGGAGGATACAAAGGAAGATTCTTTTGAGGGGTATATTGCCATTGTCTGTGCGGGGACATCAGATTTAAAGGTAGCAGAAGAAGCTGCAGTTACCGCAGAAGCGTTAGGGTGTAATGTTCGCAGGATATATGATGTTGGTGTAGCAGGAATTCATCGTCTTTTTGATAATATCGAAGAGATTCAAAATGCGACAGTTTCTGTTGTAGTAGCAGGAATGGAAGGAGCACTTCCTAGCGTGGTCGGTGGACTTGTTTCTCATCCAATCATGGCCGTTCCGACAAGCGTAGGATATGGGGCGAATTTTAATGGATTGTCTGCATTACTAACCATGTTAAATTCATGTGCATCAGGCATTAGTGTAGTAAATATCGATAACGGATTTGGTGGTGCATATAACGCTGCCTTAATCTATCAAATAGCAAAAAAGGGAGTCATATAG
- a CDS encoding gluconokinase, with product MSREMVMGLDIGTTSVKAIIFTLEGKVVSESEKLITSYYPQPGWVEQNSDEIEQLAIQAVLEAMNSANIEKHELVTVGLSAAMHSLLCMDEHGMPLSNAFIWADGRSSEQAAHLMQTDGMNIYEKNGMPTHPMSPLSKLVWMKETEYEPYLNAQYFLSIKEYLLFKWFNERVIDYSMASATGLFNGQTLQWDDELVDKAGIKKEQLSNIVPPTKVLTGLKEEVAEKLGLPREIPFVIGAADGQLANLGIGAISKGEVAITAGTSGAIRQFTKGFKLSDNHETFCYAFTEDDYIIGGPTNNGGIALQWLKELLSYQGSFDDFTNEAERVMPGAEGMLFFPYINGERAPLWNQHAKGNFFGMTVTHKPEHFVRAVLEGITFNLYQIAKALEHSVGESEKIYVNGGLSRSKVWLQILADVFGKEVYVSETHHSAAWGAAWTALVALEKVTSFDEIKKNIPMGSPIIPDQNNHEIYSVIYRKYELFVHDLKKYF from the coding sequence ATGTCTAGAGAGATGGTCATGGGTCTTGATATTGGAACAACAAGTGTAAAAGCGATCATTTTTACACTAGAGGGGAAGGTTGTCTCAGAATCTGAAAAATTAATCACTTCCTATTATCCTCAACCAGGCTGGGTTGAGCAAAATTCGGATGAAATAGAACAACTAGCTATACAAGCTGTTTTAGAGGCAATGAATTCTGCGAACATAGAGAAACATGAATTAGTAACAGTTGGTCTATCAGCTGCGATGCATTCCCTCCTTTGTATGGATGAGCATGGAATGCCTTTGTCAAATGCATTTATTTGGGCTGATGGAAGAAGTAGTGAACAAGCTGCTCATTTAATGCAAACAGATGGAATGAACATTTATGAAAAAAATGGAATGCCAACACACCCGATGTCTCCACTATCAAAGTTAGTTTGGATGAAGGAAACGGAATATGAGCCATATCTTAATGCACAATATTTTCTTTCAATCAAGGAGTATCTTCTGTTCAAATGGTTTAATGAGCGAGTCATTGACTATTCAATGGCGTCAGCCACAGGGCTATTTAATGGTCAAACTCTTCAGTGGGATGATGAGCTTGTAGACAAAGCAGGAATCAAGAAGGAACAACTATCGAACATTGTTCCCCCAACTAAAGTTTTAACTGGATTAAAGGAAGAGGTAGCAGAAAAGTTAGGACTTCCACGAGAAATCCCGTTTGTAATAGGGGCAGCTGACGGTCAATTAGCTAACTTAGGAATTGGGGCCATTTCAAAGGGAGAAGTGGCAATCACTGCTGGGACAAGCGGAGCTATCAGACAGTTTACAAAAGGTTTCAAGCTAAGTGATAACCACGAAACCTTTTGTTATGCATTTACAGAGGATGATTATATTATTGGTGGTCCGACAAATAATGGTGGGATTGCCCTACAATGGTTAAAAGAACTTTTATCCTACCAAGGTAGCTTTGATGATTTTACGAATGAAGCCGAACGAGTGATGCCAGGAGCGGAGGGGATGTTATTTTTCCCTTATATAAATGGTGAAAGAGCGCCATTATGGAACCAACATGCGAAAGGGAATTTTTTTGGAATGACTGTTACCCATAAACCCGAGCACTTTGTTCGTGCAGTGCTAGAGGGAATTACTTTTAATTTATACCAAATTGCTAAAGCATTAGAACATTCAGTTGGTGAATCAGAAAAAATCTATGTTAATGGAGGCTTATCAAGATCGAAAGTATGGTTACAGATATTAGCTGATGTTTTTGGAAAAGAAGTATATGTTTCAGAGACCCATCATAGTGCAGCCTGGGGAGCAGCATGGACAGCTTTAGTCGCATTAGAAAAGGTAACGTCTTTTGATGAAATAAAAAAGAATATTCCGATGGGATCTCCAATTATACCAGATCAAAACAATCATGAAATATATTCAGTGATATATAGGAAATATGAGTTGTTTGTGCATGATCTAAAAAAGTATTTTTAG
- the larE gene encoding ATP-dependent sacrificial sulfur transferase LarE, whose product MINEKYLKLVSILREMDSVVVAFSGGVDSTFLLKVAVDILGPDRVVAVTADSETYPSSELEEAKELAKRIGVNHLVLETSELAIPGYTENDRNRCYFCKSSLFDHLIPVMEKKGFNNVVYGVIADDLNEFRPGMTAAKEKGIRGPLQEANLFKDEIRELSRDYDLPTWNKPSFACLSSRIAYGEQITIEKLTKVEKAEMYLKSLNIRQVRVRTHQEIARIEVEPSDMTLVLENHEAISKELIKYGFKYITLDLVGYKSGSMNKVLS is encoded by the coding sequence ATGATTAATGAAAAGTATTTGAAGTTAGTGTCAATTCTCCGTGAAATGGACTCTGTTGTTGTCGCTTTTTCGGGTGGAGTGGATAGTACCTTCTTATTAAAAGTAGCGGTTGATATACTTGGGCCGGATCGGGTAGTTGCTGTGACCGCCGATTCTGAAACATATCCTTCTAGTGAACTAGAAGAGGCAAAGGAGTTAGCGAAGAGAATAGGGGTAAATCATCTTGTCTTAGAGACCTCAGAATTAGCAATCCCTGGATATACTGAAAATGATCGAAATCGTTGTTATTTTTGTAAAAGCAGTCTTTTTGATCACTTAATTCCTGTCATGGAAAAAAAGGGATTTAATAATGTTGTTTATGGTGTTATAGCAGATGATTTAAATGAATTTCGTCCAGGCATGACAGCGGCAAAGGAAAAGGGAATTCGTGGGCCATTACAAGAAGCAAATCTATTTAAAGACGAGATTCGAGAGCTTTCTAGAGACTATGATTTACCAACATGGAATAAACCTTCTTTTGCTTGTTTATCATCTAGGATTGCTTATGGTGAACAAATTACAATTGAAAAGCTAACAAAAGTGGAAAAAGCAGAAATGTATTTAAAATCATTAAATATACGCCAGGTCCGAGTTAGAACACATCAAGAAATTGCAAGGATTGAGGTAGAACCGAGTGATATGACTCTAGTATTAGAGAATCATGAAGCCATTTCAAAAGAGCTTATAAAATACGGATTCAAATATATAACATTAGATTTAGTAGGTTACAAGAGCGGAAGTATGAATAAGGTTCTTTCATAA
- a CDS encoding SDR family oxidoreductase → MSQLFDLTGKTAVAIGGNSVLGASIAKGLAEHGAKIAIVGRNLEKANVVVQEIEKSGGEGKAFQADVCSRESLERVAKEIEEWSGGFEILLNAPGKNSATPFFDLEMEEWDDIMDVNLKGLVVACQIFAKKMIEQEKKGSVINISSVSSTTPLSKVFTYSVSKAGVNSVTQFLAREFAPYGIRVNAIIPGFFPAEQNRKILSEERIESIMNHTPMKRFGNPDELKGAAVWLSSEQASSFVTGTLIRVDGGFGSMTI, encoded by the coding sequence TTGAGTCAATTATTTGATTTAACTGGGAAAACTGCTGTAGCAATTGGAGGAAATAGTGTATTAGGAGCTTCCATTGCCAAAGGCTTAGCTGAACATGGGGCGAAGATTGCAATTGTTGGTCGTAATCTTGAAAAAGCAAATGTAGTAGTCCAAGAGATTGAAAAAAGTGGAGGGGAAGGTAAAGCCTTTCAAGCAGATGTTTGCTCAAGAGAATCTTTAGAACGTGTGGCAAAAGAAATTGAAGAGTGGTCAGGTGGGTTTGAGATTTTACTTAATGCACCAGGGAAAAATAGTGCAACTCCATTTTTTGATTTAGAGATGGAAGAATGGGATGACATTATGGATGTGAATTTAAAAGGGCTTGTCGTTGCCTGCCAGATATTTGCTAAAAAAATGATTGAACAGGAAAAAAAAGGAAGCGTCATTAATATTTCTTCAGTTTCTTCCACTACACCATTATCAAAAGTATTTACGTATTCAGTCTCAAAGGCTGGAGTAAATAGTGTCACACAGTTTTTAGCGCGAGAATTTGCTCCTTACGGGATTCGTGTAAATGCCATTATCCCTGGATTTTTTCCTGCAGAACAAAATAGGAAAATCCTTAGCGAAGAGCGAATTGAATCAATAATGAATCATACACCTATGAAGAGGTTTGGAAATCCGGATGAGTTAAAAGGAGCTGCGGTTTGGCTTTCCTCTGAGCAGGCTTCAAGCTTTGTAACCGGTACTCTTATTCGAGTTGACGGTGGTTTTGGAAGTATGACAATTTAA